Part of the Sporosarcina sp. FSL K6-2383 genome is shown below.
AATAATGAGCGGGCGCCCTTCTCCAAATTCATGCACATCAAATCCTTGTCCAATTCGAATCATTTTCTCCACCTACTGTCTATTTTAGTCAATCACGCCTCGGCGTGACATCCACCGGAGGCTTTATTTAAATCCTGCTGGATTTCAATAAAATTTCGCCAAAAACGAGATCTTCCTGCGTCGTCATCTTCACATTATCATACGTACTTTCCACAATCCGCACAGAATAACCAAGTCGTTCAACTAACATCGACTCATCCGTGCCTAAAAAGCCTTCCACCTCTGCCCTAGTAGAAGCCTCCTGAAGTAATGCATAGCGAAATGCCTGCGGTGTTTGGATAATCCACAGCATGTCCCGATCTACCGTTTCTTCCACCACACCGGCTGAAGCAAATTTCATCGTATCCTTCGCCCGAACACCTGCAATTGCTGCACCGTGCTCAGCTGCTACCTTTACCAGCTCATTAATAACAGCGCGGCGGATGAACGGTCTTGCTGCATCATGAACGAGGACAACACCGTCCCCATCGTATGCTCGGATACAGGCTGCGACGCTATTTTGCCGTTCGCCTCCACCATCTACCATCGCTGTCACTTTCGTTATAGCAAACTGCTCAAGCATAGACTCGATAACGCTGCGCTCATCCGGTTTGACCGCTAAAATAATACCCTTACACGCCGAATCACCTTCGAAGACACCAAGTGTATGCGCAAGAATCGGCTTACCCTCTAATTTCAAAAAAAGTTTATTGTAGCCGGCACCCATCCGCTGTCCGCTTCCCGCTGCCGGCATCATGACTGTATACTCCACGACCAATCTTCCTCTTCTTTTTATACTTATCGCAATGCTTAATTGGCTCTTGCAGGTTTACCGTTTTTCGGTTTCGCAAAAATCATTCTGCCTGCTGATGTTTGCAACACACTCGTCACAACCACATCAATTGCATTGCCAATATGGAATTTCCCTTCTTCAACGACAATCATCGTTCCATCATCTAGATAAGCAATTCCTTGATTATACTCTTTCCCATCCTTAATAACGACCACATGCATATCCTCACCCGGAATAACTACTGGCTTTACTGCATTTGCCAAGTCGTTAATATTTAACACGGATACGCCATGTAAATCTGCAACCTTATTCAGATTAAAATCATTAGTGACAACGAGACCACCCATTTTTTTTGCTAAGCGAACAAGCTTCAAATCGACTTCAGACACATCTGCAAAATCCTCATCCGTAATGAGTATATTTGGCCCATCATCCGTTTGCATTCGCTTCAGAACATCCAGACCACGTCTACCTTTTGTTCGTTTTAACGTATCGGAAGAATCCGCGATATGTTGTAATTCCGTCAAAACAAACTGGGGCACAACGAGCACACCTTCAAGAAAACCAGTTGC
Proteins encoded:
- the ispD gene encoding 2-C-methyl-D-erythritol 4-phosphate cytidylyltransferase, whose protein sequence is MEYTVMMPAAGSGQRMGAGYNKLFLKLEGKPILAHTLGVFEGDSACKGIILAVKPDERSVIESMLEQFAITKVTAMVDGGGERQNSVAACIRAYDGDGVVLVHDAARPFIRRAVINELVKVAAEHGAAIAGVRAKDTMKFASAGVVEETVDRDMLWIIQTPQAFRYALLQEASTRAEVEGFLGTDESMLVERLGYSVRIVESTYDNVKMTTQEDLVFGEILLKSSRI
- a CDS encoding PIN/TRAM domain-containing protein, producing the protein MLKRVVQFSFLLIGGTLGVLFLPHLFTLFSFTSNPFVNNPYVSAILGAAILFVLSLFLTEPIVNFIKWMEERLLRAPIFDLLFGTIGLMVGLSLAFLASFGLSSIQIPIITSVAPILLSILLGYLGFQVGFKKREEFITALQSTKNSGLKKRDAEEASTKINGKFNKILDTSVIIDGRIADISATGFLEGVLVVPQFVLTELQHIADSSDTLKRTKGRRGLDVLKRMQTDDGPNILITDEDFADVSEVDLKLVRLAKKMGGLVVTNDFNLNKVADLHGVSVLNINDLANAVKPVVIPGEDMHVVVIKDGKEYNQGIAYLDDGTMIVVEEGKFHIGNAIDVVVTSVLQTSAGRMIFAKPKNGKPARAN